AAACACCGAGCAATATCAATAATTTTCATTTTTTTCAAACCCTAATATTCCACAAAAAAGACCAACAGAACCACAACACATCCCTACATATAAAACATTTCCCTTCACACTATCGGCATAAATAATAATCTATCGATCTGATGAGTGAAATTATGCCCTAGGGAGATGCTTTTCTAAAAAAAATAACGAATAATTAAATCAAGCGGTTAGATAAATATGTTTTTAGAGATTAAGGTTTAGCGTACCTGAAGTTTTTTTAATTTGGGTTTAAACCGCAATGTAGAAATCAACAATATAAATGAATACTAAAAAGTGGACAATTATTTTAGGTATCGCGTCAATTATCGCAGCGCAAAATTATCAAAGCTCGACAGTTTCAGCTCAAACAGATGCCATTGGCACAGAAACTTCCGCTTGCCGAGAAGTAAATGTCGACAACTATTTAAACGTTAGAAGTGCCCCCGGCGGTGAAGTGATTGGCCGTCTTCCCGACGACCAGCAAGTAAGCATATCCGCTATCGGTAACGGTTGGGTCTCCATCAGTGCCCCTGTAGAAGGCTATGTTAGCTCTAGCTACCTTGTGTACTGTGCAGATGTACCAAACTTAGGCGACTACTACACACCAACCTCGACCCCCGTCGCTAGTCAATATCCCCATGGCGGCGACAATACCTCTACTGTTCCCGGTTCAAATTGTCGCCAGATTAATACCGATGGTTTGCCAGTCATGGATGAGCCTAACGGTAATGTTATCGGGCAGTTGATGCGCGGCCAAGCTGTGATGATGGCGAACGAAGGTTTTAATGGCTGGGTTCCCATCGAGTCCCCCGTCAGCGGTTATGTTTCTGCTGAATTTTTAACGGGTTGTTCTGCCGCAACGATGGATACGGTGTCAACCATGGGGCAAGAGTCAGTGACGACGGTTGCTGGTGCAAACTGCCGCAGGACGGTTTCTCCCGATGTCCAGCTTCGGTATGAGCCAATGGGTACGGTCATCGGTATGTTGCCGCAAAATCAACGGGTTTATATTGCGAATGAAGGTTATGACGGTTGGGTTCCTGTGGAAAAACCCGCCAGTGGTTATGTTGCCTCTGCTAATTTAGGTTCTTGTTAATCTTCTTCGCGAAATAATGCCTATTAATTGGATAATTTACTTTTTTTAAATAGGTTAAGTAAAGCGCAAATAAATAGGGTTAAAACCGTCAACTTTAACGTGAGTTAGCGGTTTTTTATTGCAATGTTTTTCTTTGATTTGATTCCATAATTTTTAAGGGGCGATCGCCCTGTGATAATGACCTCTCTAACCTAGAAATATAATGGCACTTTAGATAAAAGCTAAACCCTACTTGCACCCTAGATATCCGCTAATTTAAAAAAGATTTTTTAATATTTTGTGTTTTTAAGGTGAGGGCTACAAAGAAATTGCAGTGGTAATTGTCCAAATATCGACTAAACCAAGAAGTGCTGTCACGCTTAATAAAATCATGTACATCCAAGGTTGAGAGAGGGGACGCACATCGCTAGTATCAAGAGCTGTTTTTTCTGCGACAATGCCGACCATTTTTGCAAAACCAGCGACTCGCATCGGCAAAAGATAAGCGCGATCTCGCTCTGGAGTGACAAAGTAATACACCAGCCCTCCTTGACCCGTCGTCCGCATTTTGAGCTGGGCAATGTCAGACCATTTTAAGGACCACCCTTTACGGGAAATGAGCCGAAACCATTGGGGGTAGGTGACTTGAATGCTGTCGTCATCGAGTAATACTTTTTCATTCAATGCACCGTAAAGAAAAATGCCGCCCACCACAAAGCCAGCCCATAACCATGTGGACGGTACAGGTGCATTTGTGACATCCGCTAAAAATGGAATCGGCAAAGTCAAAGCTGTGTAAAGACTGAGCAATGTAATGCGAATCAGTGGAGAAAGATTAAAGGTTGTCTGCATATTTTTTCTGAAAATTATGGGGAAACCCTAGGGCGATCGCCGCGAAAACTTAAAATCTAGGATGCAAAATTGTTGTTCATCCAATCGCGGATAATTTGATTTACCTCGGCGGGTGTATCGTCGTGGGGACAATGGCCAGAATTGAGATAATGCTCTGTTAGTTCTGGACGATATTGTTTGAATTTTGCGCCACGACTTCTGGCATTAATCCACGGATCTTTTTCGCCCCAAATCATCATTAAAGGCCGTTCTAGCTGTTCAAGGAGGTGATCCACTTTCGCCCCTTCTGGTGTGTTGAAAACTGCACCAAAAACTTTTCTCGCGCCGGGGTCATCGGATGGACGGCGAATCTCGTCAATGAGTCTCTCCGTTACCGCATCTTGGTTAACATAAACTTTTTCGAGGGTTTTACGAATCGTTGAACGCCGCTTTGTGTATTGAAAAATCAGAAAGGTTGAAACGGGACTAAATAATACTTTGCGCAATGCTTTCTGGAGGGGCGATCGCTCCTTTTTGTTAGAGTCGCTGAAGGGGCCGGCACTGTTGAGCAAAATTAAACCCTTGGCCGACTCAGGACGTTGTGCTGCCACGCAAAGGGATGCATAACCACCAAGGGAATTGCCCGCTAAAACAACAGGTTCACCAATCACCTGACTAATAAAATCGTGGATTTGGTCACGCCATAGATTGCCGCTGTAGATAGTGTCTGCCTTTGGCGATCGCCCAAAACCGAGCATATCAATCGCCCATACAGAAAAATCCTGTTGTAGGTCTGAAATATTTTTACGCCAATGGTCTGTCGATGCGCCGAAACCATGGACGAGCAGCAGGGGTGGCTTGCCGTTGGTGTTGCCAGCCTGCACATAATGAATTTTATGTCCTCGCCAAGTCCAATACTGGCTTGGAGGATTTTCCGCAGTTGCAAAAATTGTTTCAGTCGCAGCAGTCATATGGACGCTTTTGTAAATAAATGTTAATTTCTCATATTGTATCGCTTTCTTACTGAGCTTTCAGTCTTTATATTCCGCGCTAAGATGAGGGTAACTTAATGTGCTATAACCAAAGCGCAGTCTGTTCTTGATCCCTAGAACATGATATGAGGCGATCGCCCAACGTTTATCGCTCAGTAAAATCTTTTTGTCGAACTACCTTTAAAACAAAAAAACTAAAGCAAACTAATCAAACAACTTTTTAGGAGGTTAAATCATCATGTCTACAGGTGTGATCGAAAAGCGCGCGTCAGAAACTATTCGCAAACCCGCGCCCCGTTACCGTGTTTTGCTTCATAACGACGACTTCAACTCCATGGAGCATGTAGTCCAAACGCTGATCCAAACCGTTGCTGGGATCACCCAGCCCCAGGCTGTGAGCATTATGATGGAAGCCCATACAAATGGTTTAGCCCTTGTTATTACCTGTGTCCAGGAGCATGCTGAGTTTTATTGTGAAACCTTAAAAAGCCATGGTTTGAGTAGCACCATTGAGCCCGATGAATAAAAAACATCAAGCTGTTAGTGATTAATTTGGTAGCGGTGCTCACCCGCATTTTGAAATTTTCATCTTGGCAAAACCCATTTAATTTAAAGTAAGTAACAATGGTTATTCAACGACCTGTTGCTTACTTTTTTGTTGTTTATTGCACATATCCCCATGGGAAAATTTCGCTCTGTAATGTTGGCCATTCTTCTCGTTAGTAATTTGGGATTAATGGTTAGCTGTGCTTCGCAATCTCAACCGAAACCGACGACATCTCCGTCTTCGGAGCCAAGCGCCCAAGGGTCGGCATCCCTAGGATCGGAGTCTGGTTCAGAGGCGATCGCCTTAATTTCTGATGGGGCAGCATTACCAACCGATGAGGTCGAGCTAGCCGTGATTGCAGAGGGGCTGGAGCATCCATGGGGCATGGCATGGTTACCCAATGGAGATATTCTCATCACAGAACGGCCGGGCAATTTACGCATTATTCAAGATGGGGTTTTAGATCCTGAGGCGATCGCCGGCCTTACAGACGTTGCAGATATCACAGCCCAGCAAGTTTTTGCGTCACGGCAGGGGGGACTCCTCGATATCTCTCTCCATCCACGTTTCGAGGAAAACCGCTGGATTTACTTTAGCTACGCCCACGGCACTCGCGATGCTAATCGTACCCGTGTCGCTAGGGCAAAATTTGACGGTGGAGCCCTCAGCAACTGGGAAGTGGTCTTCGAAGTTGCCCAAGCAAAGCAAGGAGGACAGCATTTCGGCTCTCGCTTGACCTGGCTACCCGACGAAACCCTGCTGATTTCCATTGGCGACGGCGGCAATCCCCCACTCAAAGTTGACGGTGTACTGAGCCGTAAACAAGCTCAAAATCTTGGTAGCCATCTCGGCAAAGTGGTGCGCATTAACGACGATGGCACCATTCCCCCAGACAATCCTTTTGTGGATAATCCCAACGCAGAGCCAGAAGTCTGGAGCTATGGCCACCGCAATATCCAAGGAATGGCATTTGATCCCATTCATCAACGTATTTGGGCGACGGAACATGGCTCCCGTGGCGGCGATGAACTGAATATTGTCAAAGCCACTCACAATTACGGTTGGCCTGATGTTTCCTTTAGTGCAGAATATTCCACTGGCCGTCCCGTTTCCCCAGTCAAGACAAGGGAGGACATCACCGAGCCAAAGCTTGTTTGGACACCAGCTATTGCACCATCGGGTCTCGCTTTTTATTCTGGCGATCGCCACCCCCAGTGGCAGGGTAATCTGTTTGCCGGCGGTTTAGTCTCTAACGATATTCGCCGACTAGAAATAGATGCCCAAGGGAATATACTTTCAGAATCTCGTATTAAAATTAACCAGCGCGTTCGAGATATTCGCCAATCTCCCGACGGTCATCTCTATGTCTTGACCGATGCAGATTCGGGACGACTACTAAAACTAGAACCTTAAAATTATGCAAAATTAAGCAATTTAGAATCAGTCGTTAATATTAGTTGTTAATATTATTATTCTTTTTCTAGGTTTTGAATCTTCTGCTTAAACTAAATCGGCGATCGCCGCAGAATGAATGGAACATTTTTCCCCGACCAAAAGCCATCAACAAAAAAAAGAGAAGCCAGATCCCTGCGGCATAGGAAAAAAAGTTAAAGACTCAAATTACTTCACAACAACATACAAAATAACCCAGTACAAAAAGCTTTCCCTAACAACAAGACCATAGTTGATACAGCACTATGATCTATGTCATTAACCGAAGGAATCTAAAAGAGCTTTGATCAACTAATGAGCATGGTCTACTCATCACCAAGTTCGAGGATACGTTGGAAAAGGTAACCTGTTCCCCGCGCCGTCAAAATCAGCTCTGGGTTACTAGGATCATCCTCTAGTTTTGCCCTTAAGCGAGAGATGTGAACATCCACCACACGAGTATCAACATGACGCTCAGGCGTATAGCCCCAAACCTCTTGGAGAATTTCTGAGCGGGAGAAAGGCTCCCCAGAACGACTAACAAGCAGCTCTAATAAGCTAAATTCCATCCCCGTTAAACGGATACGCTCGTCACCTTTATAAACTTGACGCTTATTGGTATCAATGCGAATGGAACCAACATGAATTACGCCAGAACTGGGGATACCAGTAATGCCATTTTTATCAACACGACGCAGTACAGAGCGGATTCTGGCCTCAAGTTCTTTCGGAGAGAAAGGCTTAACGACATAATCATCTGCGCCGAGTTCTAGACCTGTAATGCGATCAGCAACGTCACCGAGAGCTGTGAGCATAATGATAGGAACATCAGACTCTTTGCGAAGCTCTTGACAGACACCATAGCCATCAAGCTTTGGCATCATGACATCAAGCACAACCAAGTCTGGATCTGCCTCGGTAAAGGTTCCTAGTGCTTCTTCGCCATCGGCTGCGGTAACTACCTCGTAACCAATCATGGAAAGACGAGTTTCGAGAATGCGTCGAATGCTCGCTTCATCGTCAACGACGAGAATTCTTTCTTTATGATTTTCCAAGTTCTTTCACGCTCCTTATTGACTTTCGGTAAGTGATGTTGAAGTTTATTAATTAAAGTTCTCTAGTTATAAGAATATCGCTTTCCTGAGGTTTGATGGAGGCTGAAAGGCTGTTTTTCGGCAAAAAAAGTGTTTTTTTAAGATTTATTTTGGAATGTGAGTCTATTTTCTAATTTTCAGGGCAATTATTTCGTCATTTTTTTACATTTAGCTTAACAATTCATGGCAAAAGCAAAGACTGTTCACGTCTGTCGAGAATGTGGTGCGGAATCACGGCAATGGTTTGGAAAATGCCCAAGTTGTGGTGTGTATGGATCGCTGCAAGAGGAAATTCGAGAGAAGATTGTAAATTCTGGTGTTAGTCGTAGTTGGCACAATAAATCGTCATCTCCTAATAGAAGTAAATCTACTGATGCAAAGCCGCGGGTGGCCCTAAAATTCAATCAAATTGACACGAGTCAACAGTTAAGGTTTCCGTCTGGTTATGGTGAGTTGGATCGTGTTTTGGGTGGTGGAATTGTGCCGGGTTCTTTGGTGCTCATTGGTGGTGATCCGGGCATTGGCAAATCGACTCTACTGTTGCAGGTTGCTTATCAGCTCAGTGAAAAGTTGCCGCGTATTCTTTATGTTTCGGCGGAGGAGTCGGGTCAACAAATTAAGCTGCGGGGCGATCGCCTCAAGTCGGCGGAGAATAATCCGGAGGAAAATCTCTATATTTTGACGGAAACAGGTTTAGAGACGATTCTCTCAGAGCTAGAAACCTTGCGTCCCCAGGTAGCGGTAATTGATAGTATTCAGACGCTATATTATTCGTCGTTAAGTTCTGCGCCGGGGTCGGTATCTCAGGTGCGGGAATGTACGTCGGCTTTAATGCGGGTAGCGAAGCGAGATAATATTACGCTGTTTATTGTGGGACATGTCACCAAGGAAGGGGCGATCGCCGGGCCGAGAGTTTTAGAGCATCTAGTGGATACAGTGCTGTATTTTGAGGGGGATCGCTATGCTTCCCATCGTCTATTGCGCTCGGTTAAAAATCGCTTTGGGGCAACCCACGAAGTCGGTATTTTCGAAATGTGTGAGCAAGGTCTAGAGGAAGTACTGAATCCTTCGGAATTATTTCTCGGTAATCGTGATGAGGAAACTCCCGGTACGGCCACGGTTGTTGCCTGTGAGGGGACACGGCCACTACTGGTCGAATTACAGGCTTTAGTGAGTCCGACGAGTTATGCTTCCCCACGGCGATCTACCACAGGGGTAGATTATTCTCGGCTACAGCAAATTTTGGCGGTGCTGGAAAAGCGGGTGGGTATTCCCTTGTCTAAGCTTGATGCCTATGTGGCTTCTGCTGGAGGATTAACCGTTTCTGAACCGGCGGTTGATTTGGGTATGGCTGTGGCGTTAATTGCTAGTTTCCGCGATCGCATGGTTGATCCGAAAACGATTTTGATTGGTGAAGTGGGTTTAGGCGGGCAAATTCGTCCGGTTTCTCACCTTGAAACGCGCCTGAAGGAGGCCAAAAAACTCGGTTTTACTAGGGCGATTATTCCCAAGGGACAAAAGCTTTCGGAAAATCTAGGGATTGAGGTTGTGCCAGTTAGTCGAGTCCTAGATGCGATTGTGGCGGCTTTACCGATAGCTTCTAAATAACTGGATTTTTTTTAGCGTCATAAAAAACGGCTTGGTTACGCCCCTTGGCTTTGGCTTGGTAGAGGGCTTGATCCGCGGCTTGCAAAAGTTCTTTCGGGGTCATTGACGGCTGGGGCACCGTTAAGCTCACTCCGGCACTAATGGTGACAAGGGGCAAAACATTGGATTTGAGGTGGGGGAGTGCTAGGTCTCGGATGGTTCGTACTAATTCGGCGGCGATCGCCTGAGCATAGATAGCATTCGCCTCAGGGAGCAGTAAAACAAATTCTTCACCGCCATATCGTGCTGCCAAATCTGTTGTACGTCGCGCTAGACGATTAATCGCTATCGCAATTTGGGCTAAAGCAAGATCTCCCTGCTGGTGACCATAAAAGTCGTTATAGGGTTTAAAGCAGTCGAGATCAATAAACACTAGGGCCAATGATGTTTGATTACGCAGTGCTCGTCCCCATTCTTTTTCGAGGGTGAGGTCGAACATGCGGCGGTTGGGAATGCCCGTGAGAGAGTCTAAATAGGAGAGCTTTTCGAGCTGGCTATTGAGCTGGAGAATTCGTTGCTGAGCTTCTTTTAAATCTTCCAGTTGCTGTTGCAGTTTACCGATCAGATACAGGGCGATCGCCAAACTGATGGCCAGAAAGCTACCACTGATTAAAATCAATTCCGCAAGGGTATTTTGTTTATCAACGCTATATTGCTTAACTAATAAATTCTCTGCTGCAACTAAAGCTTGCCATAGGGCAATGGTGATCGTTTGCACCGACATCCCGGCGACCATCGGCAAAAGCCCCAAGGGAATTTGTTTGAGTTTACTCAGACTTATTTGTGCCGTTACTATCATTAACCACAGTCCAGCCCAGACAAATCCGACGGAAGTGTGTAAAGCCATGCGGGTCAGTTTGCCCCAACCGTAGGCGGTTTCTACCCCAGAAAGATAGCCAAAAAGTGCCACAAAACCAAAAACGGTCACTAGGGCACTAGACAGTGATGCGAAGAATACACTATTTAATGTGAGTCGCCGACGGTTGATAAAGGCGATCGCCGCCCCACTCAGCATGAAATTTAGGGCTGTGTTGGGAGCCATTCGTCCCGGATGGGACGTTTCCACCTCAATGTGATGATCGACAAATAGCTCATCAATGCCGAGATTAATATCAAAAATATATTGACTTAAAGTCAGCATCCCCAGCACACAAAGCAGACTAGCAAAACCCCTTGCAAAGACCTGCCGTTGGTAATTTAGCAGTAGTAAAGATACACCAATCAACCCAAATCCGAGGGCCGTATTAAACTGCATCGGCACATAGCTTGGATGAATTTGTATCAGTCGGGAAGATTCAGTGTGCCAGCCAAAAATGACCACTGCACTGAGAAATAACAGTACCGTTGCTCCCCCATCTATCAGATGCTTTACCGGGTCGTCTACACCTTTCAAAATACTTAAAAAATGGATAATGCTGCGTTCGTAGGTCAGACGTAAAACGATGCCCACTTTGCCATGGTGATGGTGGGATTAGTCTTTCCCATTCATGGCGATCGCCCCTTGGAAAAGCATAATTAAACCGCCTCCCACAATTAATAGCGCTAAAATGCCCATTGCAATATCTAATATTTCCATAGGTAGTCTCTAATCGCTTACAAAAATAACGTTTTTATCAATGGCCTTTGCCATCAGCGGAGAAGCTAGGATGCCTCTTCAGATTCTGGATTTTTTAGGGACTCCAATAAAGATTTAACACCCAGTAGAAGTAACCCTAAGGCAATGAGTCCAAATACCCCCGTTGCCATGGTTAAAACACCCACGACTAATGTGCGCACAGTAATAGCAATGCGTAGGGCTAAATCATTGCCTGTTGGAGGGGTGCTCGCAAAATTTGTGATGACCTTGCGGGTCACTAAAAATGCGGCAAAGGACATACTACTGGCAACGGCTGTACCGCTCCAACACCGTAGGGGGCTAGGTAGTGGCTCTTCTGGAATCTCTTCGGGTTTAGGGTCTGGGGTTTCGTTGATCATCGGCTCGGCATTTATGGCTTTGGAGTTGGGGTCTACTCTTGTGATGAATATTTTACGCTCCTAGGGGCGATCGCCCTACATTGTTGTTTCATCAGTATTTGTCTGGGTGTCATACTCTTCCTCTGATTCGGGTGCTCCATAGTCCGGCATCATCTCAAAACCAGCGGAAAGCTCTTCCATGAGCACCTGCTGCTGAATTTCCATCATGGTGGGAGTGACTTCGGCACTAAAGAGTTCCATGGAGCGCTGGGCAAGCTGGGGATAAATTTCAGCGGTTTTCTGGCCGGTGGGGGTTTTGTAAAATGCGATTAAATCCGCGAGTTCTGCCGCCGAGTAATATTCGTTATAGAGCTTGAAATCAATGTCCTCTTGCACCGCAGCAAAGTCAATTTCTGCCTGCATCAGGGTATACATACGTTCAACAATGCGTGTGAAGGTTTCGTCAAAAGCAGCTATCACTGTGGGATCTGCGGCTTCCCCAAAAAGACTTTTACTCATGGCGCTGGCCTGATCCTGCATCTGGCTCATCATAATGTCGAGGACTTGGGTGGCATTTTCGTCGCGCTTGGTGAGCACCCGCAATTCTTCGATTAAAGCTAATTTTTCTGGTGAGATGGTTTCAGGGTGAATTGGTTCGGGTTCGGCAAAGGCGCTAATCGGGGCAAGGCTCAGGGAAAGGGCGATCGCCGTGGACGCAAAAAAAGATTTCAACATTATTAAAAAAAAAAGACTACTACTGTTTTACACAACTTCAGACGGAGACGGGGTTGCTACGGAATGTTTTGTAATTTCGATATAGATGTGTTCGAGCTGAACAGGCTGCCGGGCAATGGAGTCGAGGGGAATGCCGTCAAAAATATCAAGAATTTCTTTGAGTTCCAGCTGGTCGGGTAACCAAAAAGCCAAATCACCGCCATAGCTGCGC
This genomic window from [Limnothrix rosea] IAM M-220 contains:
- a CDS encoding SH3 domain-containing protein; protein product: MNTKKWTIILGIASIIAAQNYQSSTVSAQTDAIGTETSACREVNVDNYLNVRSAPGGEVIGRLPDDQQVSISAIGNGWVSISAPVEGYVSSSYLVYCADVPNLGDYYTPTSTPVASQYPHGGDNTSTVPGSNCRQINTDGLPVMDEPNGNVIGQLMRGQAVMMANEGFNGWVPIESPVSGYVSAEFLTGCSAATMDTVSTMGQESVTTVAGANCRRTVSPDVQLRYEPMGTVIGMLPQNQRVYIANEGYDGWVPVEKPASGYVASANLGSC
- a CDS encoding alpha/beta fold hydrolase — translated: MTAATETIFATAENPPSQYWTWRGHKIHYVQAGNTNGKPPLLLVHGFGASTDHWRKNISDLQQDFSVWAIDMLGFGRSPKADTIYSGNLWRDQIHDFISQVIGEPVVLAGNSLGGYASLCVAAQRPESAKGLILLNSAGPFSDSNKKERSPLQKALRKVLFSPVSTFLIFQYTKRRSTIRKTLEKVYVNQDAVTERLIDEIRRPSDDPGARKVFGAVFNTPEGAKVDHLLEQLERPLMMIWGEKDPWINARSRGAKFKQYRPELTEHYLNSGHCPHDDTPAEVNQIIRDWMNNNFAS
- the clpS gene encoding ATP-dependent Clp protease adapter ClpS; this translates as MSTGVIEKRASETIRKPAPRYRVLLHNDDFNSMEHVVQTLIQTVAGITQPQAVSIMMEAHTNGLALVITCVQEHAEFYCETLKSHGLSSTIEPDE
- a CDS encoding PQQ-dependent sugar dehydrogenase, which codes for MVSCASQSQPKPTTSPSSEPSAQGSASLGSESGSEAIALISDGAALPTDEVELAVIAEGLEHPWGMAWLPNGDILITERPGNLRIIQDGVLDPEAIAGLTDVADITAQQVFASRQGGLLDISLHPRFEENRWIYFSYAHGTRDANRTRVARAKFDGGALSNWEVVFEVAQAKQGGQHFGSRLTWLPDETLLISIGDGGNPPLKVDGVLSRKQAQNLGSHLGKVVRINDDGTIPPDNPFVDNPNAEPEVWSYGHRNIQGMAFDPIHQRIWATEHGSRGGDELNIVKATHNYGWPDVSFSAEYSTGRPVSPVKTREDITEPKLVWTPAIAPSGLAFYSGDRHPQWQGNLFAGGLVSNDIRRLEIDAQGNILSESRIKINQRVRDIRQSPDGHLYVLTDADSGRLLKLEP
- the rpaB gene encoding response regulator transcription factor RpaB; the encoded protein is MENHKERILVVDDEASIRRILETRLSMIGYEVVTAADGEEALGTFTEADPDLVVLDVMMPKLDGYGVCQELRKESDVPIIMLTALGDVADRITGLELGADDYVVKPFSPKELEARIRSVLRRVDKNGITGIPSSGVIHVGSIRIDTNKRQVYKGDERIRLTGMEFSLLELLVSRSGEPFSRSEILQEVWGYTPERHVDTRVVDVHISRLRAKLEDDPSNPELILTARGTGYLFQRILELGDE
- the radA gene encoding DNA repair protein RadA, with protein sequence MAKAKTVHVCRECGAESRQWFGKCPSCGVYGSLQEEIREKIVNSGVSRSWHNKSSSPNRSKSTDAKPRVALKFNQIDTSQQLRFPSGYGELDRVLGGGIVPGSLVLIGGDPGIGKSTLLLQVAYQLSEKLPRILYVSAEESGQQIKLRGDRLKSAENNPEENLYILTETGLETILSELETLRPQVAVIDSIQTLYYSSLSSAPGSVSQVRECTSALMRVAKRDNITLFIVGHVTKEGAIAGPRVLEHLVDTVLYFEGDRYASHRLLRSVKNRFGATHEVGIFEMCEQGLEEVLNPSELFLGNRDEETPGTATVVACEGTRPLLVELQALVSPTSYASPRRSTTGVDYSRLQQILAVLEKRVGIPLSKLDAYVASAGGLTVSEPAVDLGMAVALIASFRDRMVDPKTILIGEVGLGGQIRPVSHLETRLKEAKKLGFTRAIIPKGQKLSENLGIEVVPVSRVLDAIVAALPIASK
- a CDS encoding diguanylate cyclase; this encodes MGIVLRLTYERSIIHFLSILKGVDDPVKHLIDGGATVLLFLSAVVIFGWHTESSRLIQIHPSYVPMQFNTALGFGLIGVSLLLLNYQRQVFARGFASLLCVLGMLTLSQYIFDINLGIDELFVDHHIEVETSHPGRMAPNTALNFMLSGAAIAFINRRRLTLNSVFFASLSSALVTVFGFVALFGYLSGVETAYGWGKLTRMALHTSVGFVWAGLWLMIVTAQISLSKLKQIPLGLLPMVAGMSVQTITIALWQALVAAENLLVKQYSVDKQNTLAELILISGSFLAISLAIALYLIGKLQQQLEDLKEAQQRILQLNSQLEKLSYLDSLTGIPNRRMFDLTLEKEWGRALRNQTSLALVFIDLDCFKPYNDFYGHQQGDLALAQIAIAINRLARRTTDLAARYGGEEFVLLLPEANAIYAQAIAAELVRTIRDLALPHLKSNVLPLVTISAGVSLTVPQPSMTPKELLQAADQALYQAKAKGRNQAVFYDAKKNPVI
- a CDS encoding DUF3082 domain-containing protein, producing MINETPDPKPEEIPEEPLPSPLRCWSGTAVASSMSFAAFLVTRKVITNFASTPPTGNDLALRIAITVRTLVVGVLTMATGVFGLIALGLLLLGVKSLLESLKNPESEEAS
- a CDS encoding DUF2059 domain-containing protein, yielding MLKSFFASTAIALSLSLAPISAFAEPEPIHPETISPEKLALIEELRVLTKRDENATQVLDIMMSQMQDQASAMSKSLFGEAADPTVIAAFDETFTRIVERMYTLMQAEIDFAAVQEDIDFKLYNEYYSAAELADLIAFYKTPTGQKTAEIYPQLAQRSMELFSAEVTPTMMEIQQQVLMEELSAGFEMMPDYGAPESEEEYDTQTNTDETTM